TGTTCAGTTTCCATATCTGCTAGTATGGTAATGAGTTTATCCACATCCTGTTGAATCACCCTGTAAGCCATGATTAACTCCGGATTCACATCCATAAGAATGGATTCCTTGACCAGGTAATGATTTTTAAGGTAAAAGAACATGGCCCCGCCACCAACAAAAGGTTCAATATATCGTTTGATAACCCTACTTTTGCGTATTGACTTAGGGAACCTTCTTTCAAGTTCTAAAAGTAGCTGAGTTTTGCCCCCCGCCCATTTAAGAAATGGTCTGGCATTATTGAAATTATTTTTAATTAGATTTGTAGCCATTTTCTTAAATCCTTATAATTTTTTTAAAATCCCAAATAATAATTTATCGTATTTAATCTTCTTCCAAAATGGATTCAGGTGCATCCGCTAAAACAACCAGCCCCTCTGCCTCCAAAAAGTGCATATCACCCGGTATTATAATACAGTGGAGTGGTCCTCCAAAGTCTTCTCCAGTTAAAGCGTTCACCCGGTCTGCGCGAACCAATGGTTCTGGAGAACCTGCCCTGGCAATAACCACTGCCAGACTGTCTTCAGATATAATCCCTTCCTTCCGTTCATCTTCAACGCGTATTAAGTATTCCAATCCTTCATTGGCAGTCATGTAATAATCCCGGTGAGCCTGAATATCCAGAAGTACCAAGGTATGCAATCCCATCTTCTTATTCTCCCCGATAACTTGATAGGGAGAATGGGGGAAGTAATTCTCTTCTGGTCTAGGTATAGTGGTAACCTTACCGAACTTATACGCCTGCAACCCAGCAATACCCGGAGCTGCTGAGAGTATGGATGACGCATGTATAACCCTGGTTTTAATACCTTTTTTTCGAGCTTCCATCAGAATATCAGAATGGGTGGTAGCCATTAAAGGATCACCCGCGGTTAAAAAC
The sequence above is a segment of the Methanobacterium formicicum DSM 3637 genome. Coding sequences within it:
- the dph5 gene encoding diphthine synthase encodes the protein MLYLVGLGLYNEKDISLNGLEAIKSADIVYAEFYTARLFGGDLKSLEALAGVTINILRREEVEEEDLPIKQAETKNVVFLTAGDPLMATTHSDILMEARKKGIKTRVIHASSILSAAPGIAGLQAYKFGKVTTIPRPEENYFPHSPYQVIGENKKMGLHTLVLLDIQAHRDYYMTANEGLEYLIRVEDERKEGIISEDSLAVVIARAGSPEPLVRADRVNALTGEDFGGPLHCIIIPGDMHFLEAEGLVVLADAPESILEED